One window from the genome of Stigmatella aurantiaca encodes:
- a CDS encoding ABC transporter ATP-binding protein, whose amino-acid sequence MEPLLATQGLMAGYGPSPVLQGVDFTVHAGELWAVLGPNGTGKSTLLRGVLGVVPWTRGGVRLLGRERPAWEPRALARQVAWVPQTFEPAEGFRGLELVLMGRSPHLGLWGLTSERDVALATAVLEELGVGHLADRPGEALSGGERRMLLLARGLVQQPALLLLDEPTAFLDVAHQVSALARVRARVEAGLGAVAVLHDVNLAAAFATHALLLRDGLVLAQGPVETVLERERLETLYGLPLETALAPSGVRLFAPRAR is encoded by the coding sequence GTGGAACCCCTCCTCGCCACCCAGGGACTCATGGCCGGGTACGGGCCTTCGCCCGTGCTCCAGGGCGTGGACTTCACGGTCCACGCGGGCGAGCTGTGGGCGGTGCTCGGGCCCAATGGCACGGGGAAGAGCACCCTGCTGCGTGGGGTGTTGGGCGTGGTGCCGTGGACGCGGGGTGGGGTGCGGCTGCTGGGTCGCGAGCGCCCGGCGTGGGAGCCGCGCGCCCTGGCCCGGCAGGTGGCGTGGGTGCCGCAGACCTTCGAGCCCGCGGAGGGCTTCCGGGGGCTGGAGCTGGTGCTGATGGGGCGCAGCCCGCACCTGGGCCTGTGGGGGCTTACCTCCGAGCGGGACGTGGCGCTGGCCACCGCCGTGCTGGAGGAACTGGGCGTGGGGCACCTGGCGGACCGGCCGGGCGAGGCGCTGTCCGGGGGCGAGCGCCGGATGTTGCTGCTGGCCCGGGGGCTGGTGCAGCAGCCCGCGCTGTTGCTGCTGGACGAGCCCACCGCCTTCCTCGATGTGGCCCACCAGGTGAGCGCGCTCGCGCGGGTGCGCGCCCGGGTGGAGGCGGGGCTGGGCGCGGTGGCGGTGCTTCACGATGTGAACCTCGCCGCCGCGTTCGCCACCCACGCGCTGCTGCTGCGCGATGGCCTCGTGCTGGCGCAGGGCCCGGTGGAGACGGTGCTGGAGCGCGAGCGGCTCGAGACGCTCTACGGCCTGCCCCTGGAGACCGCCCTCGCGCCCTCGGGCGTCCGCCTCTTCGCGCCCCGGGCCCGGTGA
- a CDS encoding chloride channel protein: MAASVKLLVLIRDLVQRLLQAAQRLRLPGPSVLPVAGAVVGVYSGLAAGLFANLIALVSGVSFGLRTLVEAFRPDSAVRHRLGEAFAEAHWHFEFIIVIIPLGLAALGLTRLIAPGGPRDVVKRRLEVLSLLILGALSLYYPLVALAAVNSGLGHGHDAGRALHHISPFFVVLAPMLGGAVVGRMLRNKPETHGHGVPEVVAAVEKEGRLPARNGLLKLVASAVTIGTGGSAGREGPMVYGGAALGSEVGRTLGFTQRELSILMASGAGAGIAASFNAPVAGAIFAMEILLREFQLRVFSPIILASVTATMVGRGVMGNAAMLERVAYTMRSGWEVVFYALLGLLCGALAYAFIQALHGVEEFFQGHRPGKVSAFLGKKPLAVRAGLGGALVGLLALAHPVVWGTGHEYANGALVRELSIALLASGCILKLAATALTLGSGGSGGTFFPATVIGAMGGGAFGELLHVLLPGVSASSGAYAMVGMGGAVAAMTRGPLTGMMMMYELSGNYAIILPLMVTCTLSSALCHALVERRAARLRLEGQMLRRTPIRHLVLWEEPVLPETGVEALSERLRASGAAALPVRDADGKLRGVVEAGALGERWRQAGVDAPVAALLDEAPALSAEAPVGEALAAMEARSLAVLAVEDGTRVGLVTRAGLERFLRMGLHAALVPPPPFTVTEMQR; this comes from the coding sequence ATGGCGGCTTCCGTGAAGCTCCTCGTCCTGATTCGGGACCTCGTCCAGCGACTGCTGCAAGCGGCCCAGCGGCTCCGGCTGCCAGGCCCCTCGGTCTTGCCCGTGGCCGGCGCGGTGGTGGGCGTGTACAGCGGCCTGGCCGCGGGGCTCTTCGCCAACCTCATCGCGCTCGTCAGCGGGGTGAGCTTCGGCCTGCGCACGCTGGTGGAAGCGTTCCGGCCCGATTCGGCCGTGCGCCATCGGCTGGGCGAGGCCTTCGCCGAGGCGCACTGGCACTTCGAGTTCATCATCGTCATCATCCCGCTGGGGCTGGCGGCGCTGGGGTTGACCCGCCTCATCGCCCCCGGTGGGCCCCGGGACGTGGTGAAGCGCCGCCTGGAGGTGCTGTCGCTGCTCATCCTGGGCGCCCTGTCGCTCTACTACCCGCTCGTGGCGCTGGCGGCGGTGAACTCGGGGCTTGGCCACGGGCACGACGCGGGGCGCGCCCTGCACCACATCTCTCCCTTCTTCGTGGTGCTGGCGCCCATGCTGGGCGGCGCGGTGGTGGGGCGGATGCTGCGCAACAAGCCGGAGACGCACGGCCACGGCGTGCCGGAGGTGGTCGCCGCCGTGGAGAAGGAGGGCCGGCTGCCGGCGCGCAACGGCCTGCTCAAGCTGGTGGCCTCGGCCGTCACCATTGGCACCGGCGGCTCCGCGGGGCGCGAGGGGCCCATGGTGTACGGTGGCGCGGCGCTGGGCTCGGAGGTGGGGCGCACCCTGGGCTTCACCCAGCGGGAGCTGTCCATCCTGATGGCCAGCGGCGCCGGCGCGGGCATCGCCGCCTCCTTCAATGCCCCGGTGGCCGGCGCCATCTTCGCGATGGAGATCCTCCTGCGCGAGTTCCAGCTCCGCGTCTTCTCGCCCATCATCCTCGCCAGCGTCACCGCCACCATGGTGGGGCGCGGCGTCATGGGCAACGCCGCCATGCTGGAGCGCGTGGCGTACACGATGCGCAGCGGCTGGGAGGTGGTCTTCTACGCGCTGCTCGGCCTGCTGTGCGGGGCCCTGGCGTACGCCTTCATCCAGGCGCTGCACGGCGTGGAGGAGTTCTTTCAGGGCCACCGCCCCGGCAAGGTGTCGGCCTTCCTCGGCAAGAAGCCGCTGGCGGTGCGGGCGGGCCTGGGCGGGGCGCTGGTGGGCCTGCTGGCCCTGGCGCACCCGGTGGTGTGGGGCACGGGGCACGAGTATGCCAACGGGGCCCTGGTGCGGGAGCTGTCGATCGCGCTGCTGGCCTCGGGATGCATCCTCAAGCTGGCGGCGACGGCGTTGACGCTGGGCTCGGGCGGCTCGGGCGGCACGTTCTTCCCCGCCACCGTCATCGGCGCGATGGGCGGAGGCGCGTTCGGCGAGCTGCTGCACGTGCTGTTGCCAGGCGTCTCCGCCTCCAGCGGTGCCTACGCCATGGTGGGCATGGGCGGCGCGGTGGCGGCCATGACGCGCGGGCCGCTGACGGGGATGATGATGATGTACGAGCTGAGCGGGAACTACGCCATCATCCTGCCGCTCATGGTGACGTGCACCCTGTCCTCCGCGCTCTGCCACGCGCTGGTGGAGCGCCGCGCGGCGCGGCTGCGGCTCGAAGGACAGATGTTGCGGCGCACGCCCATCCGGCACCTGGTGCTCTGGGAGGAGCCGGTGCTGCCGGAGACCGGGGTGGAGGCGCTGAGCGAGCGCCTGCGCGCCTCCGGGGCGGCGGCCTTGCCGGTGCGGGACGCGGACGGAAAGCTCCGGGGCGTGGTGGAGGCCGGGGCGCTCGGCGAGCGCTGGCGCCAGGCGGGGGTGGACGCCCCCGTGGCGGCGCTCCTGGACGAGGCGCCCGCGCTGTCCGCGGAGGCGCCGGTGGGTGAGGCCCTCGCGGCGATGGAGGCCCGCTCCCTGGCGGTGCTGGCGGTAGAGGACGGCACGCGCGTGGGGCTGGTGACGCGGGCCGGGCTGGAGCGCTTTCTCCGGATGGGATTGCACGCGGCCCTGGTGCCGCCGCCCCCCTTCACCGTCACCGAGATGCAGCGCTGA
- a CDS encoding carboxypeptidase-like regulatory domain-containing protein produces the protein MRSRLQGGLVMGVMAAAVGLALYGQAEERKALREDSASSSEAAKAAGVAWEAASWDELPVTVPRTLPMAESASEADGLLDLRVTEAGRPVSRAQVRLYQRGGRLPETGQVDWRLAGAGATGDDGRLLMPARAGAYLVAAHALGAAPAWRELIHPLSGNRTPVHLSLVTGGSLAGRTVEQGSGQPLGGAELVLTPHVSVWEPDARADVPPEERVMGQSDASGRFFFDGLAPGVYTVAARAPGTSRVTEWSVRIPTDEARLLALPDPDDRVGRRRPRKAPSQELRCGI, from the coding sequence ATGCGAAGCCGTCTGCAGGGTGGGCTGGTGATGGGCGTGATGGCGGCCGCCGTTGGCCTGGCGCTCTATGGCCAGGCCGAGGAACGCAAGGCGTTGCGCGAGGACTCTGCCTCTTCCTCCGAGGCGGCGAAGGCCGCGGGCGTGGCCTGGGAGGCGGCCTCTTGGGATGAGCTGCCCGTGACCGTGCCGAGGACCTTGCCCATGGCCGAGAGCGCCAGCGAGGCGGACGGCCTGCTGGACCTGCGGGTGACGGAAGCTGGCCGCCCCGTCTCCCGGGCCCAGGTCCGGCTCTACCAGCGCGGGGGGCGGTTGCCCGAGACGGGCCAGGTGGACTGGCGGCTCGCGGGCGCCGGGGCCACCGGGGACGATGGGCGGCTCCTGATGCCCGCGCGGGCCGGGGCCTACCTGGTGGCGGCCCATGCGCTGGGCGCGGCGCCGGCGTGGCGGGAGCTGATCCACCCGCTGAGCGGCAACCGGACGCCGGTCCACCTCAGCCTGGTCACCGGGGGAAGCCTGGCCGGGCGCACCGTCGAGCAGGGCTCGGGGCAGCCCCTGGGGGGCGCGGAGCTCGTACTCACCCCCCATGTGAGCGTGTGGGAGCCGGACGCGCGCGCGGACGTGCCCCCCGAGGAGCGGGTGATGGGCCAGAGCGATGCGTCGGGCCGCTTCTTCTTCGATGGGCTGGCGCCGGGCGTCTACACCGTGGCGGCCCGGGCGCCGGGCACCTCCCGGGTGACGGAGTGGAGCGTCCGGATTCCGACGGACGAGGCCCGGCTGCTGGCCCTGCCGGACCCGGATGACCGGGTGGGGCGGCGCAGGCCGCGCAAGGCCCCCTCCCAGGAGCTGCGCTGCGGCATCTGA
- a CDS encoding histidine triad nucleotide-binding protein, which yields MDCLFCKIRDGQIPAKVIYRDEVCLGFEDINPQAPTHVLFIPLQHIATVNDITPADRQTVGHLYTAAAQLARERGHSEQGYRLVMNCNRDAGQTVFHIHLHLLAGRPLMWPPG from the coding sequence ATGGACTGTCTCTTTTGCAAGATTCGCGATGGTCAGATTCCCGCCAAGGTCATTTACCGGGACGAGGTGTGTCTGGGCTTCGAGGACATCAACCCTCAAGCGCCCACGCACGTGCTCTTCATTCCACTGCAGCACATCGCCACGGTGAACGACATCACCCCCGCGGACCGGCAGACGGTGGGCCACCTTTATACGGCGGCGGCCCAGCTGGCCCGGGAGCGCGGCCACTCCGAGCAGGGCTACCGCCTGGTGATGAACTGCAACCGTGACGCGGGGCAGACGGTGTTCCACATCCACCTGCACCTGCTGGCCGGACGCCCGCTGATGTGGCCCCCGGGGTAG
- the hprK gene encoding HPr(Ser) kinase/phosphatase: MSSPRTIRISALLEDRDFDLQLTLVAGDKGLGRTLTSPRIQKPGLALTGFTEHLHPHRVQVFGNTEISYLRTLTEEVQREVLTRLFIQDLACVVVTKDLEPPRVLVESCERSKLALMRTPLLSSTFIQQVQAFLEQALTERSSLHGVLMDVFGVGILLLGKSGIGKSEIALDLVMRGHRLVADDIVDVARRKAGAVYGAGNPVIQHHMEIRGLGIINIKDLFGVSAVREQKKIELVIELHEWDPEQEYDRLGVEDRFLDIVGVNVPLSVVPVRPGRNMATIIEVAARNQLLKHQGHHSAREFAERLNRSIAEGAMRRTLGEEVE, encoded by the coding sequence ATGAGCTCTCCCCGCACCATCCGCATCTCCGCGCTCCTCGAGGATCGCGACTTCGACTTACAGCTCACCCTCGTCGCGGGGGACAAGGGGCTGGGCCGGACCCTGACCTCCCCGCGCATCCAGAAGCCGGGCCTGGCGCTCACCGGGTTCACCGAGCACCTGCACCCACACCGCGTCCAAGTCTTTGGAAACACGGAGATTTCCTACCTGCGCACCCTGACGGAGGAGGTGCAGCGGGAGGTGCTGACGCGGCTGTTCATCCAGGACCTGGCGTGCGTGGTGGTGACCAAGGACCTGGAGCCCCCGCGGGTGCTGGTGGAGTCCTGCGAGCGCTCCAAGCTGGCGCTGATGCGCACCCCGCTGCTCTCCAGCACCTTCATCCAGCAGGTGCAGGCGTTCCTGGAGCAGGCGCTCACCGAGCGCAGCAGCCTGCACGGGGTGCTGATGGATGTGTTCGGCGTGGGCATCCTGCTCCTGGGCAAGAGCGGCATCGGCAAGAGCGAGATCGCCCTGGACTTGGTGATGCGGGGCCACCGGCTGGTGGCCGACGACATCGTGGACGTGGCGCGCCGCAAGGCGGGGGCCGTCTACGGGGCGGGCAACCCCGTCATCCAGCACCACATGGAGATCCGCGGGCTGGGCATCATCAACATCAAGGATTTGTTCGGCGTGTCGGCGGTGCGCGAGCAGAAGAAGATCGAACTCGTCATCGAACTGCACGAGTGGGACCCCGAACAGGAGTATGACCGGCTGGGCGTGGAGGACCGGTTCCTGGACATCGTGGGGGTGAATGTGCCCCTGTCCGTGGTGCCGGTGCGTCCGGGCCGGAACATGGCCACCATCATCGAGGTGGCCGCGCGCAATCAGTTGCTCAAGCACCAAGGCCATCACTCGGCGCGCGAGTTCGCCGAGCGGCTCAACCGGTCCATCGCCGAGGGAGCGATGCGCCGCACGCTGGGAGAAGAAGTCGAGTGA
- the rapZ gene encoding RNase adapter RapZ, with protein sequence MSAPAKQIIIITGMSGSGKSTAIRALEDSGFFCIDNLPVLLLPKLTELAGSGQIERMALVVDVREGVFLKEAPRVLDEVRRAGHQVEVLFLDASDDSLIRRFSETRRRHPLAPTGSVAEGIAAEREKLHDLRELADQVIDSSVLNVHDLKRMVQARFSPEPAAGPSLSVMSFGYRHGVPPQADLVLDVRFLPNPYFVPELKGLTGKNPKVAAYVLDREETQQFLEKVVDLCRFLFPRYQKEGKAYLTVALGCTGGKHRSVAIAAELTKRLQADIPRIQLWDRDVEKE encoded by the coding sequence GTGAGTGCGCCTGCCAAGCAGATCATCATCATCACGGGCATGTCCGGCTCGGGGAAGTCCACGGCCATCCGGGCGCTGGAGGACTCGGGGTTCTTCTGCATCGACAACCTGCCGGTGCTGCTGCTGCCGAAGCTGACGGAGCTGGCGGGCAGCGGGCAGATCGAACGCATGGCGCTGGTGGTGGACGTGCGCGAGGGCGTCTTCCTCAAGGAGGCGCCGCGCGTGCTGGACGAGGTGCGCCGGGCGGGCCACCAGGTGGAGGTGCTCTTCCTGGATGCCAGCGACGACAGCCTCATCCGCCGCTTCAGCGAGACGCGGCGCCGCCACCCCCTGGCGCCCACCGGCTCGGTGGCCGAGGGCATCGCCGCCGAGCGCGAGAAGCTGCACGACTTGCGCGAGCTGGCCGACCAGGTCATCGACTCGTCGGTGCTCAACGTCCACGACTTGAAGCGCATGGTGCAGGCGCGCTTCAGCCCGGAGCCCGCCGCGGGGCCCTCGCTGTCGGTGATGTCCTTCGGCTACCGGCACGGGGTGCCGCCGCAGGCGGACCTCGTGCTCGACGTGCGCTTCCTGCCCAACCCCTACTTCGTGCCGGAGCTGAAGGGGCTCACCGGGAAGAACCCGAAGGTGGCCGCCTACGTGCTGGACCGCGAGGAGACGCAGCAGTTCCTCGAGAAAGTGGTCGACCTGTGCCGCTTCCTCTTCCCGCGCTACCAGAAGGAGGGCAAGGCGTACCTGACGGTGGCGCTGGGGTGCACGGGCGGCAAGCACCGCTCGGTGGCCATCGCGGCGGAGCTCACCAAGCGCCTCCAGGCGGACATCCCGCGCATCCAGCTGTGGGACCGGGACGTCGAGAAGGAGTAG
- a CDS encoding class I SAM-dependent DNA methyltransferase, which produces MGSNPNEQHVRQVYEEIAPSYEALFPALHRYGDRVEGFLAEVALPPCRVLDVGCGPGLLTRFLEPAVEVVGLDLSPEMLELARRGRPSGQWHVHSYHQPVPPALGHFDVVLAIGCLDFCANLPEVMGHLAAVLKPGGRMLFTVLERRHGLDGHEVPQRQVRTAGPSVSLSFPSFEETARALADNGLLPHRYAHAPGWVHLTEQRTMYFGWWDVTRP; this is translated from the coding sequence ATGGGGTCCAACCCGAACGAGCAGCACGTCCGGCAGGTCTACGAGGAGATTGCCCCCTCCTACGAGGCCCTCTTTCCGGCGCTTCACCGGTACGGGGACCGGGTCGAGGGCTTCCTGGCCGAGGTGGCGCTGCCGCCCTGCCGGGTGCTCGACGTGGGGTGTGGCCCGGGCCTGCTCACGCGCTTCCTGGAGCCCGCCGTGGAGGTGGTGGGGTTGGATCTCTCCCCGGAGATGCTGGAGCTGGCGCGCCGGGGCCGCCCGTCCGGCCAGTGGCACGTGCACAGCTACCACCAGCCCGTCCCCCCGGCGCTGGGGCACTTCGACGTGGTGCTGGCCATTGGCTGCCTGGACTTCTGCGCCAACCTGCCCGAGGTGATGGGCCACCTCGCCGCCGTGCTGAAGCCCGGCGGGCGGATGCTCTTCACGGTGCTCGAGCGCCGGCACGGGCTCGACGGGCACGAAGTCCCCCAGCGGCAGGTGCGCACCGCGGGCCCCTCGGTGTCCCTGTCCTTCCCATCGTTCGAGGAGACGGCCCGGGCGCTCGCGGACAACGGCCTGCTGCCCCACCGCTATGCCCATGCCCCGGGGTGGGTGCACCTCACGGAGCAGCGGACCATGTACTTCGGCTGGTGGGACGTGACGCGGCCCTGA